The Porites lutea chromosome 11, jaPorLute2.1, whole genome shotgun sequence genome includes a region encoding these proteins:
- the LOC140952389 gene encoding GATOR1 complex protein DEPDC5-like, which yields MLERKVFEPNEAVFIHEEMDSYNRNYLDQHICGDQEFNELMESLNYWKIRFLLLPFTQRKSSVGTGEKKKTKVQQEENLMEGFLKFLEILNRVKRFPFQKVPQTPKERRQSEPAFPSRRHSRQQHETRATVPLSSELNTAQKEISSLPCSPLVSKSRSSSTVGLESPNPDSRSVSSVEFSGEQPIAADQSMTISDSDRLSEQSPLRSIAEAMMESGKGVSFLPEIRGLKLSSFLSVEAISWIKQHLDGIISNEQAIHLCQKMVEASIIQHFSESVKRKFLEGFIIFCFAPKSSWAEKKDDIPDTSKLPVSHRSSIDVERFELDLLREFQSEWFEVAIWPSRTGDDFPEFFAPDEVIESFPVGSPNRKRSRTRSARLSRGRLHSESDCGCGPAYKFVTWMLILITRANALKPASYVTMVISAPIMRLRSSYTG from the exons ATGCTGGAAAGGAAAGTATTTGAACCAAACGAGGCAGTATTCATTCACGAGGAAATGGACAGTTATAATAGGAATTACTTGGACCAACACATTTGCGGAGACCAGGAATTTAACGAACTTATGGAG tctcTGAATTACTGGAAGATTCGTTTCCTGCTGCTGCCGTTTACTCAGCGTAAATCGAGTGTGGGAAcgggagaaaagaaaaagacaaaagtgCAGCAAGAGGAAAACCTTATGGAAGGATTTTTGAAGTTTCTTGAGATTCTCAATCGAGTAAAAAGATTTCCATTTCAGAAGGTTCCTCAGACACCCAAG GAGCGAAGACAATCAGAGCCTGCTTTCCCGTCCCGTCGCCATAGTAGGCAGCAGCATGAGACAAGAGCGACTGTACCCTTATCATCAGAGTTAAACACAGCACAGAAGGAAATCAGCTCGTTACCATGTAGTCCGCTGGTTAGTAAATCGCGGTCGTCCTCAACTGTTGGCCTAGAATCACCGAACCCGGATTCTCGTAGCGTTTCATCCGTGGAATTCTCTGG AGAGCAGCCAATCGCAGCCGACCAGTCAATGACAATCTCCGATAGTGACAGGCTCAGTGAACAATCACCACTGAGGAGCATAGCGGAGGCCATGATGGAATCTGG CAAAGGCGTTTCCTTTCTACCCGAGATAAGAGGATTGAAGCTTTCCAGCTTTCTAAGTGTAGAAGCGATCTCTTGGATTAAACAACACCTGGATGGGATCATTTCTAACGAGCAAGCTATTCATCTGTGTCAG AAAATGGTAGAAGCTAGCATCATTCAACACTTCTCAGAAAGTGTAAAGCGAAAATTTCTCGAAGGTTTtattatcttttgttttgcacCAAAGTCTTCTTGGGCGGAGAAAAAAGATG ACATACCGGATACTTCCAAGTTACCCGTGTCCCACCGGTCTTCAATCGACGTGGAGCGCTTCGAGTTAGATCTCTTACGAGAATTTCAAAGTGAATGGTTCGAGGTGGCAATCTGGCCTTCCAGAACTGGAGATGATTTTCCAGAATTCTTTGCACCCGATGAGGTGATTGAGTCATTTCCGGTGGGTTCTCCAAACCGGAAGCGCAGCCGAACAAGATCAGCCAGGCTGAGTCGAGGACGCCTGCATTCAGAGAGCG ACTGCGGCTGTGGCCCAGCTTACAAGTTTGTTACCTGGATGCTGATCCTTATCACAAGAGCCAACGCCCTGAAACCTGCATCGTACGTTACCATGGTAATTTCTGCACCCATCATGCGTTTGAGATCGAGCTACACTGGATAG